One genomic segment of Styela clava chromosome 3, kaStyClav1.hap1.2, whole genome shotgun sequence includes these proteins:
- the LOC120342566 gene encoding uncharacterized protein LOC120342566 produces MRRFILLFLAVTVFLWATPGFPLDQDGRKTSFLCLNEENKPKLLESPLRPSNDNVFKQIRKWRKKIKKSGRRRPKLPIWIVYESIVESLRNKLTYDEYELNVRLLKLKANIEEASKYCISKNSQTHQNDFQCPLPTDISHNGKCFRGIIHKLDNVTYDVASKFCSKIGWKLANIYDGTHYVKIAKYLRNEFTTAEALDTTAWLGMSHDHRMQTLRYSSGEPATKVEMALVPINLSVNVSFAKMAIHIHRLSSEDSYVHDSPRDNAVGNGALCEYPLE; encoded by the exons TTTTTATGGGCAACGCCAGGCTTTCCATTGGATCAGGATGGAAGAAAAACATCTTTCTTATGtttaaatgaagaaaacaaGCCAAAATTGTTGGAATCTCCACTGAGACCATCCAATGATAATGTATTCAAACAAATTCGGAAATGGCGCAAGAAGATTAAAAAGTCTGGTAGAAGAAGACCAAAACTTCCTATTTGGATTGTTTATGAAAGTATTGTGGAATCCCTACGCAACAAATTGACATATG ACGAATACGAACTTAATGTGAGATTGTTGAAGTTGAAAGCAAACATAGAAGAAGCTTCAAAGTATTGCATCTCCAAGAATTCACAAACTCATCAaaatg ATTTCCAATGTCCACTTCCAACTGATATTTCCCACAATGGCAAATGTTTTCGCGGCATAATACACAAACTCGATAACGTTACGTATGATGTGGCAtcgaaattttgctctaaaATTGGATGGAAGCTAGCGAATATTTATGATGGTACACATTATGTGAAGATAGCAAAGTATCtacgaaatgaatttacaacTGCGGAGGCACTGGACACGACCGCCTGGCTTGGAATGTCTCACGATCACCGA ATGCAAACTCTGCGTTATTCATCCGGGGAACCTGCGACGAAAGTTGAGATGGCATTAGTACCGATCAATTTGTCCGTGAATGTTTCATTTGCCAAAATGGCAATTCACATTCATCGTTTATCGAGCGAAGATTCTTACGTTCATGATTCTCCAAGGGATAACGCTGTAGGAAATGGAGCACTGTGTGAATATCCACTAGAGTAA